The proteins below come from a single Pseudarthrobacter sp. SSS035 genomic window:
- a CDS encoding ATP-binding protein, whose amino-acid sequence MSRLDAETKRKLREMNAGELLEAIDTQDERLSISLPFEDRVRLVVDDAYSSFTHSKVAGLIRRAGLRYPNADLRRIDLLDERGLDRQLLTQLGTCSFVGRQQNVVLQGFTGSGKSYLGCAVAKRACEHRIRAHYVRMPDLEEEWVAAQDRPGGSGKFLRKYAAFTLLVIDEWLLDRPTEPMRGMLLELMERRYGETSTVFCTQYLQKDWHQRLGSGVHADAIMDRIIHNTIWVETGNYNMREHAALVSA is encoded by the coding sequence ATGAGCCGCCTGGATGCGGAGACCAAACGCAAGCTGCGCGAGATGAACGCGGGCGAGTTGCTGGAGGCCATCGATACCCAAGACGAGAGGCTGAGTATCAGCTTGCCGTTCGAGGATCGTGTCCGGCTGGTCGTCGATGACGCCTATTCGTCGTTTACGCATTCCAAGGTGGCCGGCTTGATCCGGCGGGCAGGACTGCGTTATCCGAACGCGGATTTGCGTCGCATCGATCTTCTCGACGAGCGCGGTCTTGACCGGCAGCTGCTGACCCAGCTGGGCACCTGCTCGTTCGTGGGCAGGCAGCAGAACGTCGTCTTGCAGGGGTTCACTGGGTCGGGGAAGTCGTATCTGGGATGCGCGGTCGCCAAACGCGCCTGCGAGCACCGAATCCGCGCACATTACGTCCGTATGCCAGACCTCGAGGAAGAATGGGTCGCCGCGCAAGACAGGCCCGGCGGTTCCGGTAAATTCCTGCGAAAGTATGCGGCATTCACGCTGCTGGTCATCGACGAGTGGCTCCTGGATCGACCCACGGAACCGATGCGAGGCATGCTGCTGGAACTGATGGAGCGCCGCTACGGCGAGACCTCAACAGTGTTCTGCACTCAGTATTTGCAGAAGGACTGGCACCAGCGGCTCGGCTCCGGCGTCCATGCGGACGCGATCATGGACCGGATCATCCACAACACGATCTGGGTCGAGACCGGCAACTACAACATGCGCGAACACGCAGCACTCGTGAGCGCCTAA
- the istA gene encoding IS21 family transposase, producing MVRKIKAKLVLQFRNQGLSGRAISSAQGMSRHSVQAVIEAADRAGLGWDDVADLSDGEVYLALFPGRGVRESVFMQPDWGQVHRELARVGVTLKLLHQEYVDASGRAGQASMSYDRFCRLYGDHAMVTGASSRVGHKAGRSIEVDWSGPTMQLVDPATGEVSKVYLFVACLPFSRYAFVEACLDMRQDSWLRAHAEMFAFFGGTVPRLVPDNLKTGVISHPREGEVVLNDAYREMAAHYSAAVLPGRVRHPKDKASVENTVSHVATWVIAGLRKEVFTSLAQLRRRIREQIDAYNRQPFQKREGSRLSVFTAEEKPVLQPLPAVAFEISTWTYGRKVGRNGHVVWAKNFYSVPFAHIGSNVDLRVTETMLEIYRSDERLTSHLLLPATTANQHQTNEADLPEGRSWQAWDRARIDEWALRMGPATVTVISKIFESVRVEEAGYDPALAVLRLSRRFSPARVEAASQLALRGSIRSPRYAHLRPILDTGQDKTGIVPDEPEGDDGGYVRGGAYYAGGAR from the coding sequence ATGGTACGGAAGATCAAGGCGAAACTGGTTTTGCAGTTTCGCAATCAAGGCCTATCGGGCAGGGCTATCTCGTCTGCTCAGGGCATGTCTCGGCACAGCGTTCAGGCGGTGATCGAGGCTGCTGATCGGGCAGGGCTCGGCTGGGATGACGTTGCTGATTTGTCTGATGGTGAGGTTTATCTGGCGCTATTTCCCGGCCGCGGGGTGCGCGAGAGCGTGTTTATGCAGCCGGATTGGGGCCAGGTGCACCGGGAGCTGGCCAGGGTTGGGGTGACGTTGAAGCTGCTGCACCAGGAGTACGTCGACGCATCCGGTCGGGCGGGGCAAGCGTCGATGAGTTATGACCGGTTCTGCAGGCTTTATGGCGATCACGCGATGGTCACTGGCGCCTCGTCCCGGGTCGGCCACAAGGCTGGCCGCAGCATCGAGGTCGACTGGTCTGGGCCGACGATGCAGCTGGTCGATCCGGCAACGGGAGAGGTCTCGAAGGTGTATTTGTTCGTCGCGTGTCTGCCGTTCAGCAGGTATGCGTTCGTGGAGGCGTGCCTGGATATGCGGCAGGATTCGTGGCTGCGCGCGCATGCGGAGATGTTCGCGTTCTTCGGCGGCACGGTCCCGCGGCTCGTGCCCGACAATCTCAAGACCGGGGTGATCTCTCATCCGCGCGAGGGCGAGGTCGTGCTCAATGACGCGTATCGGGAGATGGCGGCGCATTATTCAGCGGCGGTACTACCGGGCCGAGTGAGGCACCCGAAGGACAAGGCGAGCGTGGAAAACACTGTCTCGCACGTCGCCACCTGGGTGATTGCCGGGTTGAGGAAAGAGGTGTTCACGAGCCTGGCGCAGTTGCGGAGACGGATTCGGGAGCAGATCGATGCCTATAACAGGCAGCCGTTCCAGAAGCGGGAGGGCTCCCGGCTGAGCGTGTTCACCGCCGAGGAGAAGCCGGTGTTGCAACCGCTGCCGGCGGTGGCGTTCGAGATCAGCACCTGGACCTATGGGCGCAAAGTTGGGCGCAACGGCCACGTGGTCTGGGCGAAGAACTTTTACTCCGTGCCGTTCGCGCACATCGGCTCGAATGTTGATCTTCGTGTCACGGAGACCATGCTGGAGATCTATCGCAGCGATGAGCGCCTCACCAGCCACCTGCTGCTGCCAGCGACGACGGCGAACCAGCATCAGACGAACGAGGCGGACCTTCCGGAGGGTCGCAGCTGGCAGGCGTGGGACCGGGCCCGGATCGATGAATGGGCGTTGCGGATGGGCCCGGCAACCGTGACGGTGATCAGCAAGATCTTCGAGTCCGTGCGGGTCGAGGAGGCCGGCTACGACCCCGCGCTGGCGGTGCTGCGCCTGTCCCGCCGGTTCTCCCCGGCCCGGGTGGAAGCGGCCAGCCAGCTCGCGCTGCGGGGGTCGATACGATCGCCCCGCTACGCCCACCTGCGGCCGATCCTGGATACCGGGCAGGACAAAACCGGGATCGTCCCTGATGAGCCGGAGGGAGACGATGGCGGATACGTGCGGGGCGGCGCCTACTACGCCGGAGGGGCTCGATGA